AAGCTCACTATAAACTCCAAATTCACGGATTCTCCGCGTAATAAGCTGATTGTACTGACTGCCAAAATCCAGAACTAAAATCATTTCATTTACTTGTTCTCTAATTTCCACTATATTCACTCCTAAAAATAAATACGAACATTCCTTAAAAATTCACGATCATTATTCGCTTTTATCATACCAACGCCAAGACCGTTGGTCAAGGTACTATCTTTTTAAATAAACTTTCCCATAGTTCAAAAATGATCGCCAATTCCTGAGACTTAGGCTCCCTTTTAGAATACAGAAGTTTTTCATAAATTTCCGCTATTTTTTTCATTTCTGAACTGCCTAATTTCACGTCCACTCTAGTAGCAAATTCTCTAAGCGTTTCTCCATCTTGAATTTTTAGACCCTTATTTCCAAGTAATAAAAAAAGAGTTTCAAGCGCTTCTTTTGGGCCAAGCTTGCTTTTACGAATTCGATATTTTGCAAGAATCCAATACGGATACCATGTTGTTTTCATTTTTATTAATAAACCAACTACCAACAAAGCTAGAGCGACGAAAATACTAGCTTCTTTAAAAGGAACATTGATACCTTTAAGCATATCGCTGCCAATTTTCTTATTGCCCTTTTGTTCGCTATCCTTTTTTGCTTCTATATTTTCTTTCTGCTCTTTTTGCTCCTCTGCATTTTGAATAGCTTGTGAAGCTACAGGTACAGCATTCGCGGTAAATATATTTAAATTACTAAATCCCTGTGTCGGCTCAAACGGTACCCAGCCGATTCCTGGAAAGTATACTTCAACCCATGAATGTGCATTTGCGTTTTTTACAGCATAAAGTCTTGCATCATCATCTAGCGGCTTAATAAACTCCCCTTGTGTATAGCCTTTTACCCATCTTGCCGGAATATCAAGCGACCGTAACAGGACAACCATCGATGTTGAAAAATTATCACAGTACCCTTTTTTCGTCTCAAATAGAAATTGGTCAACATAGTCTTCATCCGCTTCTGGTATCGCTACATTTTTCGTTTCATAAAGAAAACCATGTTCTGAAAAATAAGCTTCAATCGCCTTTGCCTTTTCATATCTCGGTGCCTTGCCCTTTGTTATTTCATTGGCAAGTTTTTTAACTCTTTCCGGAAGATTCTCTGGCAACTGCGTATAAATTCTCCTAATGTAGGTATTATCTCCTCCATTTGCCAACTTTAATGCCTCTATTGAAAAAACAGGATAATCATATGTTATTTCATAGGAACGGAGCTGTACTACATCGCCATTTTTTTCTGTAAAAAGCTTACCCGTAAAGGGCTCAGCCAATAATTGTACATTTTGCTCAGTTTTTAATGAGCGAATGCCTGATGGATAAGCAATATGTGGATAAGAACCTGCATTTTCAATCGTTATGTTTGCCTTTAGATTATTTTCTTTAGTAACATTTTCAAAAATACTTAAGTGAATATTATCTTTATCAATTAATATTTGTGGGAACTTTTCAGACACTTCCCAGCCTTTGCCAGTATAAAAATCCTTCGATTCAATTCGCCAATAATGGGCCTTCTTAACCTCTGCTGTAAACACGGTAGTATAATCATTAGTAAAAGCCCCGCCAAGCTTAGAATCATCGACATCATAACCGATCTTCTTAACCCCGCTATCGAAAAATTGCTCTTGTGCAGCACTTTTAATAAATGGAACAGGATCAGGCCATTGCGGTCCTATTTTCGGTACGTTTAATCCAAGCACAACGGATAAAGCAATCATGAAAGACAACGGAAGGAGCCAATACGGCCTAACCGCAATGCCTTCTTTTTCTTGTAAGCGTAACATTTGCAGCGAAGCTACTATTAAAAGTCCAATAATAATCGTACGAACAATTGCATTACCTGCATCGTAGCGAGTAAATGTATCTAAAACCCCTAAATAAATAATCGTAATAATATAAAAACCTAATATCCGCTTCGCCTGAATGAGCCAATACTGCATTAAATAACTCATGACCCATAATAAAATAAGAAATAAAAAGCTGCGGAATAAGTTTGACATTTCCAGCCAACGCGCATCTAAAAGTGCTTGCGTGTTTATGCTGGCATCTTCATACAAACGATAAAGCCAACCAATTTGTAGGAATGACCCTTCAAAAAAGAGCTGGTGCAAGATATACAATAATAGTACAAAACGGATTGGGACCGAATACCAAAACGGTATTTTTAAAAAATACAGCAAAAAGCATGCAGCCGTAAAAACGATAAAATAAAGGCTGTTGCCTGTATCTGTCACAACTTCAAGCGGCCGCAGCCATTCCCAAAATAATATGAAGCCTAAACTGTACAGCCCTACATTATATAGATTAAAGCGGTGCTGATTAGTCATTTGTTTTCACCCCAGCTGTCCCAAAAGCTAACTCCTCATCCATCGCTCTTATCGTAATATTTTGATTGATTAGCTGTTTACCATATTTCTGAATGTGATCAACTAAAGAAAGGATTATAATAATTTTCCGTTCTTTGTTTGCGAAAGTCTTCATCCTTTCAAAAAGCTGTGGATTCATATGGTCTGTCACTACAATTAATGTACCTTTTTCAGGAAGCTCTGCTTTTTCTCTTTCCAAAACCTCTGAAAGCAAATAATTTGAATCATTTTTAATAATGGCCAAATGATATAAAACTTGATTACGCCATTCTGCCGATTTTTTATATAAAAAAATAGTTCGTTCTGCTCCACACGAAAGTAGATTGAAAGGATGTCCAGCTTTATAAAGCTCCTCTGTTAATGAAGCTGTATAATGAACGATTTTCTCAAATGCAGCCGGATTAATTTGATTCGCCCTATCCATACAAATGAAGTAACGGTGATCTTCGGTCCTTTCAAACTCTTTAGAGATTAAAGTGCTTTTCTTAGCTGTCATCTTCCAGTTAATCCAAGACAGCCGATCGCCCCGCTCGTATTCGCGAATACTAGTCGGTATCATCGTTTCTTTTTTATCATCCAAGCCCCTCGCAAGCGTTCCCGCTCCAACATGTTTTTCTAGAAAAAATAAATTTAAGCGCTGCCGCTTTGGATAGACGATTACTTTGTTTTCAACTTTAAATGAATTTTCTTTTCTTATTAGACCTAAAAAATCAGCAGATGCGACCGTTATTTCTTTAAAAATATGTTCCCCCCGCGGTAATTCAGTTAGCTCATAGGCTACGCTAAATTTTCTTTTAAATAAAGGGAAAAGCATTCGCTTCTCTTGCCCTTCTCCTACTGAAAACGTATCTTTGATGATTAAATAATAAAGAGGAAAGGGAAAGCTTCTCGTTATTTTGATTTGGACTTTTACTGTATCTCCCGCTTCATACACAAGTTGCTCATCGATGGCTCTTTCAATCTTCCAAAACTTAAACGAATAGAAAGCAATTAGAATAGAATAAAACAAAAATGGAAGAAAGCTATAAAGAAGAAACCAGCTAACAAAGCCACCTTGGAACATCGCATAAGCATATAAACTAACAGCACCTGCCACTAATAAGATGATTTTGCCCCATATTTTAAGCAGATTCATTATAGTTATCATTGCTGTGACCTCACCACGCTTTACGAACAGGAACTTGAAGACGATTAATAATTTCCTCTAGAATTCCTCCAGCAGTTATATGCTTATAGCTAGCTTCAGAGTTTAAAATAATCCGATGTCCAAAAACGAACGGTGTTAAATATTTGACATCATCCGGAATGACGTAATCCCGTCCAGAAATAAAAGCAAAAGCTTGTGCCGCTTTCATTAAAGCAATGGAACCGCGCGGACTAGCACCGAGATAAACAGATGGATGACTTCTTGTATAATTGGCAATATCGACAATATACGTTTTAATTGATCCATCAACAAATATTTCTTTTACTTGCTTTTGCAGCACCAACAATTCTTCTATTGTTAATACTGGCTGCAGTTCCTCAATTGGATGCATTGTAGCTACATTTTCCAGCACTTTTATTTCTTCGTCACGTGTAGGGTAGCCCATTTTCATTTTTAGCAAGAAGCGGTCTAACTGTGCTTCTGGAAGCGGATATGTCCCTTCATATTCAATTGGATTTTGCGTCGCTAAAACCATAAAAGGTTGTGGCAGTGTCATCGTTGTCCCATCAACCGTTATTTGTCCTTCCTCCAAACTTTCCAGTAGAGCAGACTGCGTCTTTGGAGATGTTCGATTAATTTCATCAGCAAGCACAATATTTCCCATAATCGGGCCCGGACGATATTCAAATTGCAGCTCCTTTGGATTGTAAATTGAAATTCCCGTTACATCAGAAGGCATTAAATCAGGGGTAAATTGAATTCTTTTAAATGTGGCATTAATCGACTTCGCAAGCGCCCGTACCATCATCGTCTTTCCAACGCCCGGCACATCTTCCAAAAGAACATGGCCCCCGGCAAACAGCGCAACTAAACATAATAAAACCTCTTCCTGCTTGCCAACAATCACTTTTTCAATATTATTTATGATTTTTTCAACCGTAGGATGTAGTTGTTCGTGGCTAACTTTATATTTCATCAAAATCCTCCTTTGATGGTAGCTTTCCCTTTATATCTACTAAAATTTAATTATAACGTAAAAAGCTGATAATTACTTTAAAAATGGCACCCTAGTTTTTTCCATGTAATTTTAATTCAGTTGACAATTGACTCCCCCTCCAAAAGTCACGAATTAGCGGAGTTATTTTATAGGTATAAATATCTATCTATATAAAATTTTGTAAAATCCATGTTATTTTCACTTTTGACCAGCCAAATTATGGTATTATGTTAGAAGTTTGTCATTTAGGTTTTATTTAATTCTATAAAATAAGGAGTGGAAGAAATGTTAAAGAAATCCCTTTCAGTTGTTTTAGGCTTTGTCTTAGTTTTAATGCTCGCGGCCTGCAACCAAACAGCTCAACCTACGGAAAAAAGTAACAATGTAAGCAAATCAAACTTAACTGTTGAACAGCTATTTGAACGGTCAACAGAAGCATCAGCTACTATTAAAAGTTTTACTGTAGATATGGATATGAAGCAAAATATGAGTGGAGTACCTGAAGTTGGAGACATGGTTATTGATTCAAAAATCGAAATGCAGTTCGTCACAGACCCTATTCAAATGTATCAAAAATTAAAAATGAACATGGGTGAAGAAGTTGGAAACATTGACACAGAAGTCTATTTAACAAAGGATGGAATGTTCATGTATGAGCCTACACAAGGGGGCTGGATGAAGTTCCCAACAAATATGTCCGAAGAGTTAATGAAT
The DNA window shown above is from Bacillus sp. (in: firmicutes) and carries:
- a CDS encoding DUF4129 domain-containing protein; the protein is MTNQHRFNLYNVGLYSLGFILFWEWLRPLEVVTDTGNSLYFIVFTAACFLLYFLKIPFWYSVPIRFVLLLYILHQLFFEGSFLQIGWLYRLYEDASINTQALLDARWLEMSNLFRSFLFLILLWVMSYLMQYWLIQAKRILGFYIITIIYLGVLDTFTRYDAGNAIVRTIIIGLLIVASLQMLRLQEKEGIAVRPYWLLPLSFMIALSVVLGLNVPKIGPQWPDPVPFIKSAAQEQFFDSGVKKIGYDVDDSKLGGAFTNDYTTVFTAEVKKAHYWRIESKDFYTGKGWEVSEKFPQILIDKDNIHLSIFENVTKENNLKANITIENAGSYPHIAYPSGIRSLKTEQNVQLLAEPFTGKLFTEKNGDVVQLRSYEITYDYPVFSIEALKLANGGDNTYIRRIYTQLPENLPERVKKLANEITKGKAPRYEKAKAIEAYFSEHGFLYETKNVAIPEADEDYVDQFLFETKKGYCDNFSTSMVVLLRSLDIPARWVKGYTQGEFIKPLDDDARLYAVKNANAHSWVEVYFPGIGWVPFEPTQGFSNLNIFTANAVPVASQAIQNAEEQKEQKENIEAKKDSEQKGNKKIGSDMLKGINVPFKEASIFVALALLVVGLLIKMKTTWYPYWILAKYRIRKSKLGPKEALETLFLLLGNKGLKIQDGETLREFATRVDVKLGSSEMKKIAEIYEKLLYSKREPKSQELAIIFELWESLFKKIVP
- a CDS encoding DUF58 domain-containing protein, producing MITIMNLLKIWGKIILLVAGAVSLYAYAMFQGGFVSWFLLYSFLPFLFYSILIAFYSFKFWKIERAIDEQLVYEAGDTVKVQIKITRSFPFPLYYLIIKDTFSVGEGQEKRMLFPLFKRKFSVAYELTELPRGEHIFKEITVASADFLGLIRKENSFKVENKVIVYPKRQRLNLFFLEKHVGAGTLARGLDDKKETMIPTSIREYERGDRLSWINWKMTAKKSTLISKEFERTEDHRYFICMDRANQINPAAFEKIVHYTASLTEELYKAGHPFNLLSCGAERTIFLYKKSAEWRNQVLYHLAIIKNDSNYLLSEVLEREKAELPEKGTLIVVTDHMNPQLFERMKTFANKERKIIIILSLVDHIQKYGKQLINQNITIRAMDEELAFGTAGVKTND
- a CDS encoding MoxR family ATPase, translated to MKYKVSHEQLHPTVEKIINNIEKVIVGKQEEVLLCLVALFAGGHVLLEDVPGVGKTMMVRALAKSINATFKRIQFTPDLMPSDVTGISIYNPKELQFEYRPGPIMGNIVLADEINRTSPKTQSALLESLEEGQITVDGTTMTLPQPFMVLATQNPIEYEGTYPLPEAQLDRFLLKMKMGYPTRDEEIKVLENVATMHPIEELQPVLTIEELLVLQKQVKEIFVDGSIKTYIVDIANYTRSHPSVYLGASPRGSIALMKAAQAFAFISGRDYVIPDDVKYLTPFVFGHRIILNSEASYKHITAGGILEEIINRLQVPVRKAW